In Desulfovibrio oxyclinae DSM 11498, one genomic interval encodes:
- a CDS encoding phage portal protein — protein sequence MSFRKLKSPAIRPRGRRPVRRPAGRYGTGYTGWAPHQVISPHEEATERSLIQRRAEELVESDPFAAGAIESTAANVIGRGLRAQSSLPYRLLGIPEDEAMQIQADMEAAFELWQTESHSRGLATFGDLQFMNISTMLSLGDSVFLPRMSKAPGRTFGFCLLDLHPQRVATPANMQTRTDIIDGVEIDDDGRPVAYWVGNPPKGTPAATLSSPDFERVPARRGHWPGFIHCYRYTQPEMYRGRSVFSSGAKLHRQLDTALDYSLIGQIIAASFPVFISSQSGPPTLPALGGQQDFEAEEYPLVQEYAPGQVIYGRPGDDARTLSSNIPGPNFVEFSKVVLRAMSASLNIPYEVLSKDFSESNYSSARAAMLEAWRMFQIYRAHAGAHFAQICWNCVIEEAFLRGMWSTGSGPDFYDARQLWTRARWIGPARGYVDPVKEVVSYVKGLDAGIFTLADVAAEQGQDWEDTVDQRKREKQRLHEAGLKEEDDNAA from the coding sequence ATGAGCTTTCGCAAGCTGAAATCTCCCGCAATTCGACCGCGCGGCCGCCGTCCGGTTCGTCGTCCCGCAGGCCGCTACGGTACGGGATACACCGGCTGGGCGCCGCATCAAGTTATTTCCCCCCATGAAGAGGCTACGGAGCGCAGCCTGATCCAGCGCCGGGCCGAGGAGCTCGTCGAGTCGGATCCGTTCGCGGCCGGAGCCATCGAGTCCACCGCCGCCAACGTGATCGGCCGGGGGCTGCGGGCACAGTCCTCCCTCCCCTACCGCCTGCTCGGCATCCCCGAAGACGAGGCCATGCAGATCCAGGCGGACATGGAAGCCGCGTTCGAGCTGTGGCAGACCGAATCCCACAGCCGCGGACTCGCCACGTTCGGCGACCTGCAGTTCATGAACATCTCCACCATGCTGTCGCTCGGCGACTCCGTTTTCCTGCCGCGCATGTCCAAGGCGCCCGGCAGGACCTTCGGGTTCTGCCTGCTCGACCTGCACCCTCAGCGCGTGGCGACGCCCGCAAACATGCAGACGCGGACCGACATCATCGACGGCGTGGAGATCGACGACGACGGCCGTCCGGTGGCGTACTGGGTAGGCAACCCGCCCAAAGGCACGCCCGCCGCCACCCTGAGCTCGCCGGACTTCGAGCGGGTTCCGGCCCGGCGCGGGCACTGGCCCGGATTCATCCACTGCTACCGCTACACCCAGCCGGAGATGTACCGAGGCCGCAGCGTGTTTTCCTCTGGCGCAAAACTGCATCGTCAGCTTGACACGGCACTGGACTACAGCCTCATCGGCCAGATCATCGCCGCATCATTCCCGGTGTTCATCTCGTCCCAGAGCGGTCCGCCGACCCTGCCCGCACTCGGCGGTCAACAGGATTTCGAAGCTGAGGAATATCCGCTGGTGCAGGAATACGCCCCGGGGCAGGTCATCTATGGCCGCCCGGGCGACGACGCCCGCACGCTTTCCTCCAACATTCCCGGCCCCAACTTCGTGGAATTTTCCAAGGTGGTCCTGCGCGCCATGAGCGCCAGCCTGAACATCCCTTACGAGGTCCTGAGCAAGGACTTTTCCGAATCCAACTATTCCAGCGCCCGTGCCGCAATGCTCGAAGCGTGGCGCATGTTCCAGATCTACCGTGCCCACGCCGGCGCCCACTTCGCCCAGATCTGCTGGAACTGCGTGATCGAGGAGGCCTTCCTGCGCGGCATGTGGTCCACCGGCTCCGGTCCTGACTTCTACGACGCCCGTCAGCTCTGGACGCGCGCCCGCTGGATCGGCCCGGCCCGGGGCTACGTGGATCCGGTCAAGGAAGTCGTGTCCTACGTCAAGGGCCTTGATGCCGGCATCTTCACGCTGGCCGACGTGGCCGCCGAACAGGGGCAGGACTGGGAAGACACCGTGGACCAGCGCAAGCGCGAAAAACAGCGTCTCCATGAGGCCGGTCTGAAGGAGGAAGATGACAATGCAGCCTGA